In Drosophila simulans strain w501 chromosome 3R, Prin_Dsim_3.1, whole genome shotgun sequence, a single window of DNA contains:
- the LOC6727315 gene encoding protein hairless: MTDEHKSNINSNSSNSSNNNNSSSSSNNDNNSNDDAASSSNSKNNNASNESSHSNNNSSSIIAEAAAKFLLKNGLNGSSSSSSSTSFPPLPPPLPANLSRTTTPTTTTTPSSSSSTASNGFLPHAKTPKSSSIMAASAAVAASVVGATASKPTIDVLGGVLDYSSLGGAATGSLPTTAAVAAAAGTAKIGKGSNSGGSFDMGRTPISTHGNNSWGGYGGRLQFFKDGKFILELARSKDGDKSGWVSVTRKTFRPPSAATSATVTPTSAVTTAYPKNENSTSLSFSDDNSSIQSSPWQRDQPWKQSRPRRGISKELSLFFHRPRNSTLGQAALRTAARKRRRPHEPLTTSEDQQPIFAMAVKAENGDDTLKAEAAEAVEIENVAVADTSTNEIKIEKPETIKGEDDAERLEMEPKKATSDDSESKEASPGQQVETQPKDETVEKMNTSEDEEPMTEPPRITNAVNGDLNGDLKASIGKPKSKSKPKAKLSSIIQKLIDGVPARLEQMSKTSAVIASTTTPSERIGGGLSHALTHKVSPPSSATAAGRLVEYHTQHVSPRKRILREFEKVSLEDNGCVNNGSGGTSSGGAGGKRSRAKGTSTSSPAGKASPMNLAPPQGKPSPSPGSSSSSTSPATLSTQPTRLNSSYSIHSLLGGSSGSGSSSSSSSGKKCGDHPAAIISNVHHPQHSMYQPSSSSYPRALLTSPKSPDVSGSNGGGGKSPSHAGTKKRSPPYSAGSPVDYGHSFYRDPYAGAGRPSTSGSASQDLSPPRSSPASPATTPRTVPKKTASIRREFASPSASSSSCPSPGDRSASPPERRHMQQQPHLQRSSPLHYYMYPPPPQVNGNGSAVSPTSAPPTSNSSAAAVAAAAAAAAAYIPSPSIYNPYISTLAALRHNPLWMHHYQTGASPLLSPHPQPGGSAAAAAAAAAARLSPQSAYHAFAYNGVGAAVAAAAAAAAFGQPAPSPHTHPHLAHPHQHPHPAALTTHHSPAHLATPKLTDSSTDQMSATSSHRTASTSPSSSSASASSSAATSGASSSAMFHTSSLRNEQSSDLPLNLSKH; encoded by the exons ATGACCGATGAGCATAAAAGTAACATTAACAGTAACAGCAGTAactccagcaacaacaacaacagcagcagcagcagtaataacgacaacaacagcaacgacgACGCAGCaagtagcagcaacagcaaaaacaacaacgccagCAACGAgagcagccacagcaacaacaattctAGTAGCATAATTGCAGAGGCGGCCGCCAAGTTTCTACTGAAAAATGGCCTAAACGgtagtagcagcagcagtagcagcaccaGCTTTCCCCCTCTGCCACCGCCTCTGCCCGCCAACTTAAGCAGGACGACCACGCccacgacaacgacaacgccctcatcctccagctccaccgCCTCAAATGGCTTTTTGCCGCATGCCAAGACGCCCAAAAGTAGTAGCATTATGGCTGCGTCCGCCGCAGTGGCAGCCAGCGTCGTTGGAGCTACTGCGTCCAAGCCCACCATCGATGTCCTGGGCGGCGTCCTGGACTACAGTTCCTTGGGCGGAGCTGCAACAGGCTCACTGCCCACCACTGCAGCAGTAGCGGCGGCAGCGGGAACAGCGAAGATCGGCAAGGGAAGCAACTCCGGCGGAAGCTTTGATATGGGCAGGACACCAATATCGACGCacggcaacaacagctggGGCGGCTACGGTGGCCGTTTGCAGTTCTTCAAAG ATGGCAAATTCATATTGGAACTGGCGCGGTCCAAGGATGGCGATAAAAGCGGCTGGGTCTCGGTCACGCGCAAGACCTTCCGCCCTCCATCGGCGGCCACCTCCGCAACTGTGACCCCAACGTCGGCGGTGACCACAGCGTATCCAAAGAACGAGAATTCCACATCGCTGAGCT TTTCGGACGACAACAGCTCGATACAATCCTCTCCTTGGCAGCGAGACCAGCCCTGGAAACAGTCCCGACCCAGGCGCGGCATATCTAAGGAGCTGTCGCTCTTCTTCCACCGCCCCAGGAACAGTACGCTTGGACAGGCTGCTCTCCGGACAGCCGCTCGCAAACGACGGCGGCCCCATGAGCCGCTGACCACCAGCGAGGATCAGCAGCCGATTTTCGCGATGGCAGTCAAGGCGGAAAATGGAGACGATACTCTTAAAGCGGAAGCTGCAGAGGCcgttgaaattgaaaatgttgctGTGGCGGACACATCCACAAATGagattaaaattgaaaaaccgGAAACGATCAAAGGCGAGGATGATGCTGAACGGCTCGAAATGGAGCCTAAGAAGGCGACTAGCGATGATAGCGAGTCAAAAGAAGCATCGCCTGGTCAGCAGGTGGAAACACAACCAAAAGATGAGACTGTTGAGAAGATGAATACGAGCGAGGATGAGGAACCCATGACAGAGCCTCCCAGAATCACGAATGCCGTAAATGGTGACCTAAACGGCGATCTAAAGGCGAGCATTGGGAAacccaaatccaaatcaaagccaaaagccaagtTGAGCAGCATCATTCAGAAGCTTATCGATGGCGTACCAGCACGGCTTGAGCAAATGTCGAAGACATCAGCTGTGATCGCATCGACAACGACGCCTTCAGAGCGCATTGGTGGCGGTCTAAGTCACGCCTTGACGCACAAA GTTTCTCCACCATCATCGGCGACAGCAGCCGGCCGACTAGTCGAGTACCACACCCAGCACGTGTCGCCAAGGAAGAGAATCCTGCGCGAGTTCGAAAAGGTGTCGCTGGAGGACAACGGATGCGTAAACAACGGCAGCGGTGGAACAAGTAGCGGTGGTGCTGGAGGAAAACGGAGTCGGGCTAAGGGAACTTCGACCTCGTCTCCGGCTGGGAAGGCGTCACCAATGAACTTGGCGCCTCCCCAAGGAAAGCCGAGCCCCAGTCCCGGCTCCAGTTCATCTAGTACTTCGCCAGCGACCTTGTCAACGCAGCCAACGCGGCTCAACAGCTCTTACAGTATCCACTCACTGCTAGGTGGGAGCAGTGGCAGCGGTAGCtcatcatcctcctcctctggCAAGAAGTGCGGCGATCATCCGGCAGCTATTATCAGCAATGTGCACCATCCACAGCACTCAATGTACCAGCCCAGTTCCTCGAGCTATCCACGCGCCCTGCTCACCTCGCCAAAGTCGCCCGATGTGAGCGGCAGCAATGGCGGGGGTGGAAAATCGCCCTCGCATGCGGGAACCAAGAAGCGTTCGCCACCGTACTCGGCGGGATCACCCGTAGACTATGGCCACTCCTTCTACAGGGATCCCTATGCGGGAGCAGGTCGTCCTTCCACATCGGGCTCAGCATCGCAGGACCTGTCGCCGCCGCGCTCTTCCCCAGCATCGCCTGCCACGACGCCGCGTACTGTGCCCAAAAAGACTGCATCGATCCGACGCGAGTTCGCTTCACCGTcggccagcagcagtagcTGTCCCTCGCCCGGCGACCGGAGTGCATCGCCCCCGGAACGGCggcacatgcagcagcagccgcaccTACAGCGTAGCTCGCCGCTGCACTACTATATGTACCCGCCACCGCCCCAGGTGAACGGAAACGGATCGGCCGTTAGTCCGACCTCGGCGCCGCCCACGTCGAACAGCAGTGCAGCTGCAgtagcggcggcagcagcggccgcTGCCGCATACATTCCCTCGCCTTCGATATACAACCCGTACATATCCACACTGGCGGCGTTGAGGCACAATCCGCTGTGGATGCACCACTATCAGACAGGAGCGTCGCCCCTGCTGTCGCCACATCCACAACCCGGTGGCTCAgcggccgccgctgctgcagctgctgctgcgagaTTATCGCCACAATCGGCGTATCACGCGTTCGCGTATAACGGAGTGGGAGCggctgttgccgctgcagcagctgccgccgccttcGGACAGCCGGCGCCCAGTCCCCACACGCATCCGCACTTGGCTCATCCGCACCAGCATCCGCACCCGGCTGCACTGACCACCCACCACTCTCCCGCTCACCTGGCCACGCCAAAACTGACTGATAGTAGTACCGACCAAATGTCTGCAACGTCCAGTCATCGCACCGCCTCCACTTCGCCGAGCAGCTCGAGCGCATCGGCCTCCTCCTCGGCGGCCACTTCGGGCGCCAGCTCCTCCGCAATGTTTCATACTAGTAGCCTAAGGAATGAACAAAGTTCAG ACTTACCACTGAATCTGTCAAAGCACTGA
- the LOC6727316 gene encoding neurogenic protein mastermind: MNNLEHSKHFYPDNYKLDLSETMKAALSKGPGGGAGGGGVAGGDMLPQPNAGMPGVGYVTEKLYMLLQLYLQNKGWNPSAELLQCFSDLKDNAMLPSAAYLQVLANRLTLDSQGRLILRDNGKIVLPFEHFANAVMLKHMSGPHGLHLSVDATVRAVIESYTIGRDQFGMEKEFIIEVVQSCPSPACRYYKNHMGISPMPFMEQQYPGVNTPEFLQRLAHLPPGGAAGSGPGGSAAGSTSSVASSSSSANVEIDLSKSTGAKVPQVPVPPQLQHLTKQQQSSLQTQLSQISAAAAHHQQQQQQQQQQQQQQQQQQQQAAAKHQQQLTAALIQQQNRVLAQQNLEKLSNHLSPLEKQRVFAQLDPKHFDPMAVAAAAANLQIQGLMQSQAVAAAVAANQQPPAATTTSAAGGAASGSQAHHGHHPLPPPSQSPHSSSSSSSHSSLDQITHKNVADSLRSNLDSIESNKDLLALHNGAWATGDANRMDHLAVGQDKIVRIFAELMRNMSRMKTYIRPSMCKPYGKQSESLQKTLMDTIQIVQTLRNCLPAPHIPVSSWKSESEGNVGSGVSAGVGVGVPAGLNLGAALGLPSGNMH; the protein is encoded by the exons ATGAACAATTTG GAGCACTCCAAGCACTTCTATCCCGATAACTACAAATTGGATCTGTCTGAGACCATGAAGGCGGCTCTGTCCAAAGGACCCGGAGGTGGTGCCGgtggcgggggcgtggcaggcggaGATATGCTGCCACAGCCAAATGCTGGAATGCCAGGAGTGGGATATGTTACGGAAAAGCTGTacatgctgctgcagctgtatCTGCAGAACAAGGGCTGGAATCCCAGTGCTGAGCTGCTGCAGTGCTTCAGCGATCTCAAGGACAATGCCATGCTGCCCAGCGCCGCCTATCTGCA GGTCCTGGCCAACCGGTTGACCCTGGACTCCCAGGGACGGCTGATACTGCGCGACAATGGAAAGATTGTCTTGCCCTTCGAGCATTTTGCCAATGCGGTCATGCTAAAGCACATGTCGGGTCCGCATGGTCTGCACCTTAGTGTCGATGCCACGGTGAGGGCAGTCATTGAGTCGTACACCATCGGTCGGGATCAGTTCGGCATGGAGAAGGAGTTCATCATCGAGGTGGTGCAGTCGTGCCCCAGTCCCGCATGTCGCTACTACAAAAACCACATGGGGATCTCGCCCATGCCGTTCATGGAGCAACAGTATCCGGGCGTAAACACTCCCGAGTTCCTGCAGCGTTTGGCCCATCTGCCGCCTGGCGGAGCAGCTGGATCTGGACCAGGAGGCTCCGCAGCCGGATCCACCTCCAGCGTGGCAAGCAGCTCGAGTTCGGCGAACGTGGAAATCGATCTGTCCAAGTCGACGGGCGCTAAGGTGCCCCAGGTGCCGGTGCCGCCGCAGTTGCAGCACCTgaccaagcagcagcagagcagcCTCCAGACACAGCTCTCACAGATCAGTGCTGCCGCCGCCCatcaccaacaacaacaacagcagcagcaacaacagcaacagcagcagcagcagcaacaacagcaagcaGCAGCCaagcaccagcagcaattGACTGCGGCTCTCATCCAACAGCAAAACCGTGTCCTCGCCCAGCAAAATTTAGAGAAGCTTAGCAACCACCTCAGTCCGCTGGAAAAGCAGCGAGTCTTCGCCCAGCTGGATCCCAAGCACTTTGATCCCATGGCCGTTGCGGCTGCAGCCGCCAATCTTCAAATCCAGGGCCTGATGCAATCGCAGGCAGTGGCTGCCGCCGTCGCCGCCAATCAGCAGCCTCCGGCGGCTACGACTACATCtgctgcaggaggagctgcaagCGGCTCGCAGGCCCATCATGGACACCATCCTTTGCCACCGCCATCGCAGTCGCCACACTCATCCTCTTCGTCTTCCTCTCATTCCTCGCTGGACCAGATTACCCACAAGAACGTCGCCGATTCCTTGCG TTCCAATCTGGACTCAATAGAATCGAATAAGGATCTCCTGGCGCTGCACAATGGAGCCTGGGCCACCGGCGACGCCAATCGAATGGATCACTTGGCCGTGGGCCAGGACAAGATAGTGCGCATCTTCGCGGAGCTGATGCGAAACATGTCGCGGATGAAAACCTACATACGTCCCTCGATGTGCAAGCCCTACGGCAAGCAGAGTGAGAGTCTGCAGAAAA CCCTCATGGACACCATTCAGATCGTGCAGACGCTGCGCAACTGCCTCCCAGCTCCCCACATACCCGTGTCGTCCtggaaaagcgaaagcgaGGGCAACGTGGGATCGGGTGTGAGCGCGGGAGTAGGAGTCGGTGTCCCTGCAGGACTTAACCTGGGCGCCGCCTTGGGTCTGCCATCGGGCAACATGCACTAG
- the LOC6727314 gene encoding phosphatidylinositol 4,5-bisphosphate 3-kinase catalytic subunit delta isoform, which translates to MNMMDNRALAYVAHQPKYETPPEEAEPPCMRFSVNLWKNEMLNWVDLICLLPNGFLIELRVNPANTIQVIKVEMVNQAKQMPLGYVIKEACEYQVYGISTFNIEPYTDETKRLSEVQPYFGILSLGERTDTTSFSSDYELTKMVNGMIGTTFDHNRTHGSPEIDDFRLYMTQTCDNIELERSVYTWQQRLLYEHPLRLANSTKMPELIRERHPTRTFLIVVKNENDQSTFTLSVNEQDTPFSLTESTLQKMNRSQMKMNDRTSDYILKVSGRDEYLLGDYPLIQFLYIQEMLSDSAVPNVVLQSVYRLESYINHHNEQAMVTKRLPPKKQTVHPQKAISSLWDMGNYFQLTLHSISNVNFDKTRALKVGVHVCLYHGDKKLCAQRSTDSPNGNFDTFLFNDLVMDFDIQMRNLPRMTRLCIVIFEVTKMSRSKKSSNNKDIALKDVPYNKNPLAWVNTTIFDHKDILRTGRHTLYTWTYADDIQSVEVFHPLGTIEPNPRKEECALVDLTFHSSGTGTVRYPSEDVVLQYAAEREQANRLQRQLAGPEKPIKELKDLVANYTGLDKIYEMVDQDRNAIWERRNDILREIPEELSILLHCVYWKERDDVADMWYLLKQWPLISIERSLELLDYAYPDPAVRRFAIRCLHFLKDEDLLLYLLQLVQAIKHESYLESDLVVFLLERALRNQRIGHYFFWHLRSEMQTPSMQTRFGLLLEVYLKGCKHHVAPLRKQLHVLEKLKQGSLIAKKGSKEKVKTMLQDFLRDQRNSGVFQNIQNPLNPSFRCSGVTPDRCKVMDSKMRPLWVVFENADVNASDVHIIFKNGDDLRQDMLTLQMLRVMDQLWKRDGMDFRMNIYNCISMEKSLGMIEVVRHAETIANIQKEKGMFSATSPFKKGSLLSWLKEHNKPADKLNKAINEFTLSCAGYCVATYVLGVADRHSDNIMVKRNGQLFHIDFGHILGHFKEKLGVRRERVPFVLTHDFVYVINKGFNDRESKEFCHFQELCERAFLVLRKHGCLILSLFSMMISTGLPELSSEKDLDYLRETLVLDYTEEKAREHFRAKFSEALANSWKTSLNWASHNFSKNNKQ; encoded by the exons ATGAACATGATGGACAACAGGGCGTTGGCCTACGTGGCCCACCAGCCCAAGTATGAGACACCACCGGAAGAGGCGGAGCCGCCATGCATGCGCTTTTCGGTTAACCTGTGGAAGAACGAGATGCTGAACTGGGTAGACCTGATCTGCCTGTTGCCCAATGGATTCCTGATAGAGCTCAGGGTCAATCCGGCGAACACCATCCAGGTCATCAAGGTGGAGATGGTCAACCAGGCCAAACAGATGCCACTGGGCTATGTGATCAAAGAGGCCTGCGAGTACCAGGTGTACGGCATCTCGACCTTCAACATCGAACCGTACACCGACGAAACGAAGCGACTCAGTGAGGTGCAGCCGTACTTCGGAATCCTCAGCCTGGGCGAGCGCACCGACACAACGAGCTTTAGCAGCGACTACGAGCTGACCAAGATGGTCAACGGAATGATCGGCACCACCTTCGACCATAATCGAACGCACGGCTCGCCCGAGATTGACGACTTCCGGCTGTACATGACCCAAACTTGCGACAACATCGAACTGGAGCGCTCCGTCTACACCTGGCAGCAGAGACTACTCTACGAGCATCCGCTGCGGCTGGCGAACTCGACTAAGATGCCCGAGCTGATACGGGAGCGGCATCCGACCAGAACCTTTCTCATCGTCGTGAAAAACGAGAACGACCAGAGTACGTTTACGTTGTCGGTGAACGAGCAGGACACTCCCTTCTCGCTCACGGAAAGCACGCTGCAGAAGATGAATCGGTCGCAGATGAAAATGAACGACCGGACCTCCGACTACATACTCAAGGTGAGCGGTCGCGACGAGTACCTGCTTGGGGACTATCCGCTGATCCAGTTCCTGTACATCCAAGAGATGCTCTCGGACTCGGCGGTTCCGAATGTGGTACTGCAATCAGTGTACCGCCTTGAGTCCTATATCAACCACCACAACGAGCAGGCCATGGTAACCAAGCGTTTGCCGCCGAAAAAACAGACAGTCCACCCCCAAAAGGCAATCTCTTCGCTGTGGGACATGGGCAACTACTTTCAGCTGACGCTACACAGCATCTCCAATGTAAACTTTGACAAGACGCGCGCCCTCAAGGTGGGCGTGCATGTGTGCCTATATCACGGCGACAAGAAGTTATGCGCCCAGCGATCAACGGACTCCCCTAATGGCAACTTTGACACGTTCCTGTTTAATGACCTGGTGATGGACTTTGACATACAGATGCGCAACCTACCGCGGATGACACGACTCTGCATTGTGATCTTCGAGGTGACCAAAATGTCGCGCTCGAAGAAGTCGTCCAACAATAAGGACATCGCTCTGAAAGACGTCCCCTACAACAAAAACCCGCTGGCTTGGGTCAACACAACAATTTTCGACCACAAGGATATCCTGCGCACCGGTCGACATACGCTGTACACGTGGACGTATGCTGACGACATTCAGTCGGTTGAGGTTTTCCATCCGCTGGGCACCATCGAGCCCAATCCGCGCAAAGAGGAATGTGCGCTGGTGGACCTCACATTCCACAGCAGCGGAACCGGAACCGTGCGGTATCCCAGCGAGGATGTCGTATTGCAGTACGCTGCGGAGCGGGAGCAGGCCAATCGACTGCAACGGCAACTGGCAGGGCCAGAAAAGCCGATCAAAGAACTGAAGGATCTGGTGGCCAATTATACGGGACTGGATAAGATCTACGAAATGGTTGACCAGGACCGCAATGCCATTTGGGAACGGAG AAACGACATTTTGCGCGAGATTCCGGAAGAGCTGTCCATCTTACTACACTGCGTCTATTGGAAGGAGCGTGATGACGTAGCGGATATGTGGTATCTTCTCAAACAGTGGCCGCTTATTTCTATAGAACGCTCCTTGGAGCTACTGGACTACGCATATCCAGATCCGGCAGTAAGACGCTTTGCCATCCGGTGCTTACACTTTCTGAA AGACGAAGACTTGCTCCTGTATCTGCTGCAATTGGTACAGGCCATCAAGCACGAATCGTACCTGGAAAGCGATCTGGTAGTGTTTCTGCTGGAGCGAGCACTGCGCAACCAGCGCATCGGCCACTACTTCTTCTGGCACCTACGCTCTGAGATGCAGACGCCGTCTATGCAAACACGCTTTGGCCTACTGCTGGAAGTATACCTCAAGGGTTGCAAACATCACGTGGCGCCGCTGCGGAAGCAGCTTCATGTGCTAGAGAAGCTGAAACAGGGATCTCTGATTGCCAAGAAGGGTAGCAAGGAAAAGGTGAAGACCATGCTGCAGGACTTTCTGCGGGACCAGCGCAACTCGGGGGTCTTTCAGAACATCCAAAATCCACTTAATCCCAGCTTCCGGTGCAGCGGTGTAACCCCCGATAGGTGCAAGGTAATGGATAGCAAGATGCGACCGCTATGGGTGGTATTCGAGAATGCTGACGTGAACGCCAGCGATGTGCACATCATTTTCAAAAACGGTGACGATCTCCGCCAGGACATGTTGACGCTGCAGATGCTGCGTGTGATGGACCAGCTGTGGAAACGCGATGG TATGGACTTCCGCATGAACATCTACAACTGCATCAGCATGGAGAAGAGCCTGGGCATGATCGAGGTGGTGCGCCACGCAGAAACCATTGCCAACATACAGAAGGAAAAGGGCATGTTCTCGGCCACGTCGCCATTCAAGAAGGGCTCGCTACTCAGTTGGCTCAAGGAGCACAACAAGCCCGCCGACAAACTGAACAAAGCCATCAATGAGTTCACGCTCAGCTGTGCAGGCTACTGCGTTGCCACCTATGTGCTTGGCGTAGCTGATCGACACTCGGACAATATAATGGTCAAGCGAAATGGACAG CTTTTTCACATCGATTTCGGCCACATTCTGGGCCACTTCAAGGAAAAGCTTGGAGTACGTCGGGAACGAGTGCCCTTTGTGTTGACCCACGATTTTGTTTACGTGATCAACAAGGGCTTCAATGACCGCGAGTCTAAAGAGTTTTGTCACTTTCAGGAATTGTGCGAGCGC GCCTTTCTAGTTTTACGCAAACACGGCTGCCTTATTCTATCGCTGTTCTCAATGATGATTTCAACGGGACTGCCAGAACTGTCCTCCGAAAAGGATTTGGACTACCTACGGGAAACTTTA GTGCTGGACTACACGGAGGAAAAAGCACGCGAACATTTCCGAGCGAAATTCAGCGAAGCTTTGGCCAACTCCTGGAAGACTTCCCTTAACTGGGCCTCGCACAACTTCtccaagaacaacaaacagtAA